One genomic region from Vidua macroura isolate BioBank_ID:100142 chromosome 18, ASM2450914v1, whole genome shotgun sequence encodes:
- the BRAP gene encoding BRCA1-associated protein, translating to MSVSLVVIRLELAGTSPLPAGFAYSAAAPDMAAESTGAAPAAVPACLEGKGPGERAAILHQHLGRREMTDVIIETIQPRADEAQAAMEGRKSSEAASAEDKTKQEDQSKECEAAPDSPSKQLPDQISFFSGNPSVEIVHGIMHLYKTNKMTSLKEDVRRSAMLCILTVPATMTSHDLMKFVASFYEVIEHMKIIRDSTPNQYMVLIKFSSQADADSFYMACNGRQFNSIEEDVCQLVYVERAEVFKSEDGASLPVMDLTELPKCTVCLERMDESVNGILTTLCNHSFHSQCLQRWEDTTCPVCRYCQTPEPVEENKCFECGVQENLWICLICGHIGCGRYVSRHAYKHFEETQHTYAMQLTNHRVWDYAGDNYVHRLVASKTDGKLVQYECEGDMCQEEKIDALQLEYSYLLTSQLESQRIYWENKIVRIEKDTAEEINNMKTKFKETIEKCDSLEQRLNDLLKEKQSVERKCSQLNNKVAKLSNELKEEQELNKCLRANQALLQNKLKEEERVLKETCEQKDLQISEIQEQLRDVMFYLETQQKINHLPAETRQEIQEGQINIAVASSASSSTAGTGKPSSRRGRGKRGK from the exons ATGAGCGTGTCCCTGGTCGTCATCCGGCTGGAGCTGGCCGGGACCTCCCCGCTGCCCGCGGGCTTCGCCTACAGCGCGGCCG CTCCGGACATGGCAGCGGAGAGCACCGGCGCGGCGCCCGCCGCCGTGCCCGCCTGCCTGGAGGGGAAGGGCCCCGGGGAGCGGGCGGCCATCCTGCACCAGCACCTGGGCCGCCGGGAGATGACCGACGTGATCATCGAGACCATCCAGCCGCGGGCAG ATGAAGCACAAGCTGCCATGGAGGGAAGAAAATCCTCGGAGGCTGCATCAGCTGAGGACAAAACTAAACAGGAGGATCAAAGCAAGGAGTGTGAGGCTGCTCCAGACTCGCCTTCCAAGCAGCTCCCAGACCAGATTTCCTTCTTCAGCGGGAACCCCTCGGTCGAAATCGTTCATGGAATTATGCACCTGTACAAAACAAA caaGATGACGTCCCTGAAGGAGGACGTGCGGCGCAGCGCCATGCTCTGCATCCTCACTGTCCCCGCCACCATGACCAGCCACGACCTCATGAAGTTTGTGGCCTCCTTCTACGAAGTGATTGAGCACATGAAGATCATCAGAGACTCCACCCCAAACCAGTACATGGTGCTCATCAAGTTCAGCTCCCAG gctgATGCGGACAGTTTCTACATGGCCTGCAATGGCCGGCAGTTCAACTCCATCGAGGAGGACGTTTGCCAGCTCGTCTATGTGGAAAGGGCTGAAGTCTTCAAGTCAGAAGAT GGGGCCAGCCTGCCCGTGATGGACCTGACAGAGCTGCCCAAGTGCACCGTGTGCCTGGAGAGGATGGATGAGTCTGTGAACGGGATCCTCACCACGCTGTGCAACCACAGCTTCCACAGCCAGTGCCTGCAGCGCTGGGAGGACACCAC GTGCCCTGTGTGCAGGTACTGCCAGACTCCAGAGCCTGTGGAAGAGAACAAGTGTTTTGAGTGTGGAGTTCAAGAA AACCTGTGGATCTGTCTGATCTGCGGGCACATCGGCTGCGGGCGCTACGTGAGCCGCCACGCCTACAAGCACTTTGAGGAGACGCAGCACACGTACGCCATGCAGCTCACCAACCACCGCGTCTGGGACTACGCCGGGG ACAATTATGTCCATCGGCTGGTGGCAAGCAAAACGGATGGCAAGCTAGTTCAGTACGAGTGTGAGGGGGATATGTGCCAGGAGGAGAAAATTGATGCCTTACAATTAGag TATTCCTATTTGCTGACGAGCCAGCTGGAATCCCAGAGGATCTATTGGGAAAACAAGATTGTCCGGATCGAGAAGGACACGGCTGAGGAG aTTAACAACATGAAGACCAAGTTTAAAGAGACCATTGAGAAGTGTGACAGTCTGGAACAGCGGCTCAATGACTTGCTCAAAGAAAAGCAGTCAGTGGAGAGGAA GTGTTCCCAGCTGAACAACAAAGTGGCAAAACTCTCCAATGAGctgaaggaggagcaggaactGAACAAGTGCTTGCGAGCAAACCAGGCCTTGCTGCAGAACAAactgaaggaggaggagagggtgTTAAAGGAAACCTGTGAGCAGAAGGACCTGCAGATCTCTGagatccaggagcagctgagggatgTCATGTTCTACCTGGAGACACAACAGAAAATCAACCACCTCCCAGCTGAGACCCGCCAGGAGATTCAGGAAGGACAGATCAACATTGCAGTGGCATCTTCTGCCAGCTCCTCCACAGCAGGCACGGGCAAACCTTCCTCCAGGAGAGGCCGTGGCAAGAGAGGGAAATGA